Proteins found in one Cataglyphis hispanica isolate Lineage 1 chromosome 15, ULB_Chis1_1.0, whole genome shotgun sequence genomic segment:
- the LOC126854948 gene encoding uncharacterized protein LOC126854948 produces the protein MMMLKKVAVILIVFIWARDSLANYHHRARRSNNEYILHRCTATAELIRKHRNGESVNSRKAEDDSSSKLQIQQKDPELFVATSLTDVSRPETSSGVYRRMTHMKRRGSGHARRITGTHLADTPLKTLNINVSQDRPTAFKRKNPLPELAHDVSSRKIDSSPRVVIIKPNI, from the exons ATGATGATGCTAAAAAAGGTGgctgttattttaatagttttcatTTGGGCCCGTGATTCTTTGGCAAATTATCATCATCGCGCAAGACGCTCAA ACAACGAATATATACTGCACAGATGTACAGCTACTGCGGAATTAATTAGGAAACACAGGAACGGGGAAAGTGTTAATTCGCGCAAAGCCGAGGATGATTCGTCCTCTAAGTTGCAAATACAACAGAAAGATCCTGAGCTTTTCGTAGCAACATCTCTAACTGATGTTTCCCGACCTGAAACTTCGAGCGGTGTTTATCGACGTATGACTCATATGAAAAGGCGCGGTAGTGGACACGCACGTCGAATCACAGGCACGCATTTGGCAGATACACCCCTCAAAACCctcaatataaatgtatctcaAGACAGACCAACGGccttcaaaagaaaaaaccCGTTACCGGAACTTGCGCATGATGTATCGAGCAGAAAAATTGATTCGTCACCGCGTGTAGTAATCATAAAACCTaacatataa
- the LOC126854939 gene encoding beta-1,3-glucan-binding protein-like isoform X2 yields the protein MFSCKTDLPILRLTFALACIFAKPVFPYVLPDPTFEVLKPQGLRVSIPDAPGLRIFGFHANVNKAIRANENGEIAGDVYLATNGRWIFEDPEVAVKKRDVLHYWIYAQVNGAHYKNNVQTWRHSLGSQEIGSQETTQRSTTSRYETPTTSRLLLEDNFDSFNASLWKREIKMPLRPDYEFCVYHNDNHQQLVQIDDGQLLIKPIILEDLYGENATAYGRLQLNKCTSTISEECSRQALSYSILPPIISARLTTKERFVLRYGKIEIRARFPQGDWLYPEMWLEPKYSTYGANYASGRVLLGMSRGNENLVNATDVSKIYDARRLDFGVRVLGANTLYGYSPNIREILVSKIHEFGPRWTKDFHVYTTIWTSDGFTFLVDGDEIGQVRPDEEGWMTGPNVGRRNAPFDQEFYITLGVGVGGVRVFPDNTTSSGSPKPWRNLGAKAMLNFWNSRNEWLSTWRKDGGEKTAFAIDYIKVWSH from the exons ATGTTTTCCTGCAAAACTGATCTACCGATACTTCGGCTAACGTTTGCATTAGCATGTATATTCGCGAAACCGGTGTTTCCTTACGTGCTACCAGATCCGACCTTCGAAGTACTAAAGCCGCAAGGCCTTCGAGTTTCTATACCTG atGCACCAGGCTTAAGAATATTTGGTTTCCACGCTAACGTAAATAAGGCAATTCGCGCCAATGAAAACGGCGAAATTGCCGGTGATGTTTATTTAGCGACAAACGGCCGTTGGATTTTCGAGGATCCGGAAGTggctgtaaaaaaaagagatgtacTTCATTATTGGATTTATGCGCAAGTGAATGGAGctcattataaaaacaatgtcCAAACGTGGAGACATTCCT TGGGAAGTCAAGAAATTGGCAGCCAAGAAACTACGCAGCGCTCTACTACATCAAGGTATGAAACTCCGACCACAAGTCGACTATTGCTCGAGGATAATTTCGATTCCTTCAATGCGTCATTATGGaaacgcgaaataaaaatgccTTTAAGACCG GACTATGAGTTCTGCGTATATCACAATGACAATCATCAACAGCTTGTGCAAATTGATGATGGTCAATTACTCATAAAGCCGATTATATTAGAGGATTTGTACGGCGAGAACGCGACTGCGTATGGAAGATTACAACtcaataa gtGTACTAGTACGATCTCTGAGGAATGTTCGCGGCAAGCATTATCATATAGTATTCTCCCACCTATTATATCTGCGCGACTTACCACGAAGGAACGTTTCGTTTTGCGATACGGAAAAATCGAAATACGTGCGAGGTTTCCTCAAGGCGACTGGCTATATCcag aaatgTGGCTCGAGCCGAAATATTCTACGTACGGTGCAAATTATGCCAGTGGCCGTGTTCTTCTGGGTATGTCGCGGGGCAACGAAAATCTAGTGAATGCCACGGATGTTTCGAAAATTTACGATGCCCGAAGATTGGATTTTGGCGTGAGAGTATTAGGCGCGAATACTCTGTATGGATATTCTCCCAATATTCGAGAAATACTCGTATCTAAGATACATGAATTCGGACCGCGATGGACAAAGGATTTTCATGTATACACGACCATCTGGACCAGTGACGGTTTCACCTTTTTGGTCGATGGCGACGAAATCGGCCAAGTGAGACCTGACGAAGAAGGATGGATGACTGGCCCTAACGTAGGCAGGAGAAATGCTCCATTCGATCAAGAG TTCTATATTACTCTCGGTGTCGGTGTGGGTGGAGTGCGTGTGTTTCCGGATAACACGACCAGTTCTGGATCGCCAAAACCTTGGAGGAATCTAGGTGCTAAG gCAATGTTGAATTTCTGGAACTCTCGAAACGAATGGCTGTCAACCTGGAGAAAAGACGGTGGCGAAAAGACTGCTTTTGCGATAGATTACATTAAAGTGTGGTCTCATTGA
- the LOC126854939 gene encoding beta-1,3-glucan-binding protein-like isoform X1, with protein MFSCKTDLPILRLTFALACIFAKPVFPYVLPDPTFEVLKPQGLRVSIPDAPGLRIFGFHANVNKAIRANENGEIAGDVYLATNGRWIFEDPEVAVKKRDVLHYWIYAQVNGAHYKNNVQTWRHSSVGSQEIGSQETTQRSTTSRYETPTTSRLLLEDNFDSFNASLWKREIKMPLRPDYEFCVYHNDNHQQLVQIDDGQLLIKPIILEDLYGENATAYGRLQLNKCTSTISEECSRQALSYSILPPIISARLTTKERFVLRYGKIEIRARFPQGDWLYPEMWLEPKYSTYGANYASGRVLLGMSRGNENLVNATDVSKIYDARRLDFGVRVLGANTLYGYSPNIREILVSKIHEFGPRWTKDFHVYTTIWTSDGFTFLVDGDEIGQVRPDEEGWMTGPNVGRRNAPFDQEFYITLGVGVGGVRVFPDNTTSSGSPKPWRNLGAKAMLNFWNSRNEWLSTWRKDGGEKTAFAIDYIKVWSH; from the exons ATGTTTTCCTGCAAAACTGATCTACCGATACTTCGGCTAACGTTTGCATTAGCATGTATATTCGCGAAACCGGTGTTTCCTTACGTGCTACCAGATCCGACCTTCGAAGTACTAAAGCCGCAAGGCCTTCGAGTTTCTATACCTG atGCACCAGGCTTAAGAATATTTGGTTTCCACGCTAACGTAAATAAGGCAATTCGCGCCAATGAAAACGGCGAAATTGCCGGTGATGTTTATTTAGCGACAAACGGCCGTTGGATTTTCGAGGATCCGGAAGTggctgtaaaaaaaagagatgtacTTCATTATTGGATTTATGCGCAAGTGAATGGAGctcattataaaaacaatgtcCAAACGTGGAGACATTCCT CAGTGGGAAGTCAAGAAATTGGCAGCCAAGAAACTACGCAGCGCTCTACTACATCAAGGTATGAAACTCCGACCACAAGTCGACTATTGCTCGAGGATAATTTCGATTCCTTCAATGCGTCATTATGGaaacgcgaaataaaaatgccTTTAAGACCG GACTATGAGTTCTGCGTATATCACAATGACAATCATCAACAGCTTGTGCAAATTGATGATGGTCAATTACTCATAAAGCCGATTATATTAGAGGATTTGTACGGCGAGAACGCGACTGCGTATGGAAGATTACAACtcaataa gtGTACTAGTACGATCTCTGAGGAATGTTCGCGGCAAGCATTATCATATAGTATTCTCCCACCTATTATATCTGCGCGACTTACCACGAAGGAACGTTTCGTTTTGCGATACGGAAAAATCGAAATACGTGCGAGGTTTCCTCAAGGCGACTGGCTATATCcag aaatgTGGCTCGAGCCGAAATATTCTACGTACGGTGCAAATTATGCCAGTGGCCGTGTTCTTCTGGGTATGTCGCGGGGCAACGAAAATCTAGTGAATGCCACGGATGTTTCGAAAATTTACGATGCCCGAAGATTGGATTTTGGCGTGAGAGTATTAGGCGCGAATACTCTGTATGGATATTCTCCCAATATTCGAGAAATACTCGTATCTAAGATACATGAATTCGGACCGCGATGGACAAAGGATTTTCATGTATACACGACCATCTGGACCAGTGACGGTTTCACCTTTTTGGTCGATGGCGACGAAATCGGCCAAGTGAGACCTGACGAAGAAGGATGGATGACTGGCCCTAACGTAGGCAGGAGAAATGCTCCATTCGATCAAGAG TTCTATATTACTCTCGGTGTCGGTGTGGGTGGAGTGCGTGTGTTTCCGGATAACACGACCAGTTCTGGATCGCCAAAACCTTGGAGGAATCTAGGTGCTAAG gCAATGTTGAATTTCTGGAACTCTCGAAACGAATGGCTGTCAACCTGGAGAAAAGACGGTGGCGAAAAGACTGCTTTTGCGATAGATTACATTAAAGTGTGGTCTCATTGA
- the LOC126854947 gene encoding frataxin homolog, mitochondrial — protein sequence MLPIVTRYNIISRISCSLLNKTSIKKRIIQVNRCKSYVRGYVNLNSVHFSKKNSQTLLQLPLKNFSADTEYSTEYSLSSVQYEKICDETLDSLSEYFEELIEAAAHLPDADVSYGDGVLTVMFGEPYGTYVINRQTPNKQIWLSSPKSGPKRYDFINGQWIYKHDGKTLHELLNNEIPAIVKNKACFDKCSFSGKEKQDM from the exons ATGTTGCCTATCGTAACgagatataacataatttcgaGGATATCTTGTAGTTTGTTAAATAAGACTTCGATTAAAAAACGTATCATACAAGTGAATAGATGTAAAAGCTATGTTCGAGGTTATGTTAATCTTAATTCAGTAcatttttcgaagaaaaattctcaaactttattacaattgcctctaaaaaattttagtgcaGATACCGAATATTCAACAGAATA ctCACTTAGCTCTGTGCAATATGAGAAGATCTGTGATGAAACTTTAGACTCATTAAGTGAGTACTTTGAGGAATTAATCGAAGCAGCGGCACATTTACCAGACGCCGATGTATCTTATGGA GATGGTGTACTGACTGTAATGTTTGGTGAGCCATATGGTACTTATGTTATAAATCGCCAAACACCAAACAAACAGATTTGGCTCTCTTCTCCAAAATCAGGGCCAAAAcgttatgattttataaatggtCAATGGATATACAAACATGATGGCAAAACAttacatgaattattaaataatgagataCCAGcgattgtgaaaaataaagcATGCTTTGATAAATGTTCTTTTAGTGgtaaagaaaaacaagatatgtga
- the LOC126854933 gene encoding uncharacterized protein LOC126854933 produces the protein MEIMEDGNLVDRVRILLQRDMQYYQEMQTVLREPLCLRISGGKLDFPRHASFAAIKIVTWWEADFVAAFKRASGLSSSENGGASSVDSEDSVIKRIQPSDFILLVVDTAEQLLEHLHMLIQESLDHADLTVLTATLGAAALIRNCLWCYNQHAKGTISSQSSEKINKSHKAFHEMAEAVAERLLDLHCRLISLYILNEADSLSWHSNKPFFERERCSYVIQMWWLYMQGTKADLWNTVSPKMAQRVFSEMLNESLSIIVTRFIHGRPTMARSEQFWSDAFNVLCCTGYLALGACVDGDGMLGARPSNLPTAIRDIHTKCNELLICLLLRGTPLKELYQVFRHGLENLAILRPRHSPAPWLLICAPNLLGLDVTDSLADITTLSEDRTVILELNVLRHQPQPSWPQLMKVISMNDYVVGKMLLKTLIRQNVGFTSVDECDTLDKSKKDKESCGGFLCNGSACDKSLKITSALALYSLSHVLVITVNEPESVIIPALKQDPNWSNYLDRQQVWNQSRPSWLNALIKPLKIMMQPVVEVLLEAAKTGASIYQAMSLAIGCFTELYVTASTSVLRAAFALNDNIPAHCRPIGGNVLLQILCAALYSGLLDVSAKSERKDIHGTPSSSEDTNCELSPFNPYDRSTAATALAEAICSIDEDNKHTAQIDSFLLLVKDSLGREDQTSRNDELQNMTCVIETYTDELLFTNTGRRSLKIVYEYLVRASDWVLNNLRCDEKNRQTDLINLPEGSPIMKPLTHTMFHIEDTCFDQFLINYEATNWSKILTMPLSVTLERARSQILLRPELKNVGELSYEDKEVVQSIKRLCSLVRSARFK, from the exons ATGGAGATTATGGAAGATGGGAATTTGGTCGATCGTGTAAGGATCTTATTACAACGAgatatgcaatattatcaG GAAATGCAAACTGTTTTGAGGGAACCGTTATGCCTACGCATCAGCGGCGGAAAACTCGATTTTCCACGACATGCTTCGTTCGCCGCGATAAAGATCGTCACATGGTGGGAAGCGGATTTTGTAGCCGCTTTTAAACGCGCTTCTGGTTTAAGCTCCTCCGAAAACGGAGGTGCGTCCAGCGTCGACAGCGAGGACAGTGTCATTAAGCGGATCCAGCCGTCCGATTTTATTCTGCTTGTTGTCGACACCGCTGAACAATTGTTAG aACATCTGCACATGTTGATTCAAGAATCCTTGGATCATGCCGATCTTACCGTGCTCACCGCCACTTTGGGCGCAGCAGCACTGATACGAAATTGCTTATGGTGTTACAATCAGCATGCCAAAGGAACGATCTCTTCTCAATCGAG tgagaaaattaataaatctcacAAAGCATTTCACGAGATGGCCGAAGCCGTGGCAGAGAGGTTGCTCGATCTGCACTGTAGATTAATTTCCTTGTACATCCTTAACGAAGCGGACTCTCTCAGCTGGCACAGCAATAAACCATTCTTTGAAAGAGAACGATGCTCCTACGTTATTCAGATGTGGTGGCTGTATATGCAAG GTACTAAGGCGGATTTATGGAACACAGTCTCGCCTAAGATGGCACAGCGTGTATTTTCAGAAATGCTAAACGAGTCCCTATCTATCATAGTAACGCGATTCATTCAT GGTCGACCGACAATGGCGCGATCCGAACAATTTTGGTCGGACGCCTTTAATGTGCTCTGCTGTACAGGATATCTAGCTTTAGGCGCATGTGTCGATGGCGACGGAATGTTAGGTGCACGACCGAGTAATTTACCAACAGCGATAagagatatacatacaaaatgtaatgaattattaatctgCTTGCTACTTAGAGGCACTCCTCTTAAAGAATTGTATCAG GTTTTCCGACACGGATTAGAAAATTTAGCGATACTGCGACCGCGACACAGTCCGGCTCCATGGCTATTAATATGCGCTCCAAATTTATTAGGATTAGACGTGACTGATTCTCTAGCTGATATTACAACATTATCCGAGGACAGAACTGTTATTCTTGAATTGAATGTCTTGAGGCATCAGCCTCAACCTAGCTGGCCTCAACTGATGAAA gTGATATCAATGAATGATTACGTCGTGGGAAAGATGCTGCTAAAGACTTTAATACGTCAAAACGTGGGTTTTACGTCCGTGGACGAGTGCGACACACTTGATAAATCGAAGAAGGACAAAGAGAGTTGCGGTGGTTTTTTATGTAATGGATCAGCGTGCGATAAATCGCTAAAAATAACTTCGGCTTTAGCATTATACAGTTTATCTCACGTATTAGTGATAACCGTTAACGAACCGGAAAGCGTAATTATACCCGCATTGAAGCAGGATCCGAACTGGTCCAATTATCTAGACAGACAGCAG GTCTGGAATCAGTCGAGACCATCCTGGCTTAACGCATTAATAAAACCTTTGAAGATCATGATGCAACCGGTGGTCGAGGTGCTTCTGGAAGCTGCGAAA acAGGTGCCAGTATATATCAAGCCATGTCATTGGCGATTGGTTGCTTCACCGAGTTATACGTAACGGCCTCGACCTCCGTTTTGCGCGCGGCCTTTGCGCTCAATGATAACATTCCCGCTCATTGTCGACCGATCGGCGGTAACGTCTTGCTTCAAATATTGTGCGCAGCCCTATACTCCGGTCTCCTGGACGTGTCCGCGAAGAGTGAAAGGAAAGATATCCATGGTACACCGAGTTCCTCCGAGGACACGAACTGCGAGCTAAGCCCCTTCAATCCTTACGATAGGTCGACCGCCGCGACGGCGCTCGCCGAGGCGATTTGCAGCATCGACGAAGATAACAAGCATACGGCGCAAATAGATTCTTTCTTGCTTCTCGTAAAGGACAG CCTCGGAAGAGAAGATCAAACTTCGAGGAATGATGAATTACAGAACATGACTTGCGTCATTGAGACTTACACAGATGAATTGTTGTTCACGAATACTGGACGACGATCATTAAAA ATTGTATACGAATATCTAGTCCGGGCGTCTGACTGGGTGTTAAATAATCTACGTTGTGACGAGAAGAATAGACAGACGGATTTGATAAATCTGCCGGAAGGCTCGCCAATCATGAAACCTCTTACACATACGATGTTTCATATCGAGGACACATGCTTTGATCAG TTTCTGATTAATTACGAAGCAACGAATTGGTCGAAGATATTAACGATGCCTTTGTCGGTTACCTTGGAACGTGCACGAAGTCAAATTCTCTTAAGACCAGAATTGAAGAATGTTGGAGAGCTCAGTTATGAGGATAAAGAAGTGGTGCAATCTATCAAAAGACTCTGCTCGTTGGTCAGGTCAGCACGTTTCAAATAA
- the LOC126854949 gene encoding short neuropeptide F: MYAKRCAALVLLVVTVGLVNAIENYMDYGEEMAEKTPADNIHEFYRLLLQRNALDNAGFGSIPLEHLMIRKSQRSPSLRLRFGRSGPHISARDLARPMGAAAGYNDNN; the protein is encoded by the exons ATGTACGCTAAACGCTGCGCCGCCCTCGTTCTTCTCGTCGTGACAGTCGGCCTCGTAAACGCCATTGAAAATTACATGGATTACGGAG AAGAGATGGCGGAGAAAACACCCGCGGACAACATCCACGAGTTCTACAGGCTTCTGCTGCAACGCAACGCACTGGATAACGCTGGTTTCGGCAGCATCCCGTTGGAGCACCTGATGATCCGCAAGTCGCAGCGATCCCCGTCGCTGCGTCTTCGATTCGGTCGTTCCGGACCGCACATTTCC GCGAGGGACCTGGCGAGACCCATGGGCGCGGCGGCGGGATACAACGACAACAATTAA